One genomic window of Mercenaria mercenaria strain notata chromosome 2, MADL_Memer_1, whole genome shotgun sequence includes the following:
- the LOC123562386 gene encoding C1q-related factor-like, with translation MLACTFVTFLWISVTSAVHAGETLSDEQLVASPFIRQLIERLSVLESRDWNQQQQIDKLEAEVDTQRKEILQLRTSVKNKDRQILELVSGFKNQDQGDEIPSDHSEKSTVIKRDSGDISRLRRENEVTVAFFSGLSTSVQHAGENQNVVFDNVETNLGNGYNSHHGVFTAPVAGVYVFSTSIMTNSGRKICEIVVNGVRKAQVYTHGDGHYDHGTQTLIVHLKKGDDVAIQIVEHNLDSTIHGEVPPYTTFSGFLLQQDFSDTDSVVG, from the exons ATGCTTGCATGTACATTTGTCACTTTTCTTTGGATCTCAGTTACTAGTGCTGTTCACGCTGGAGAAACACTCAGTGATGAGCAGCTGGTTGCTAGCCCGTTTATTCGACAGCTTATAGAGCGTTTGAGCGTTCTTGAATCACGAGACTGGAACCAGCAACAACAGATCGATAAACTGGAAGCGGAAGTTGACACACAACGGAAAGAGATACTGCAGCTTCGGACTAGTGTTAAGAACAAAGACCGCCAAATTCTTGAACTGGTCAGTGGTTTCAAGAATCAGGACCAAGGAGACGAGATACCATCAGACCACAGTGAAAAGAGCACGGTGATAAAAA gGGACAGTGGTGATATATCAAGATTACGAAGAGAAAACGAGGTCACAGTTGCCTTTTTCTCCGGACTATCCACTTCAGTTCAACACGCTGGGGAGAACCAGAATGTTGTATTTGACAATGTAGAAACCAACCTTGGGAACGGCTATAATTCTCATCATGGCGTCTTCACTGCTCCGGTGGCAGGGGTTTATGTTTTTTCCACTTCGATTATGACGAATTCTGGTCGAAAGATCTGTGAAATTGTTGTAAATGGAGTTCGAAAAGCACAA GTTTACACCCATGGAGACGGTCACTATGACCACGGCACACAGACACTTATTGTCCATCTTAAGAAAGGCGATGACGTGGCAATACAGATAGTTGAACATAACCTCGATAGTACAATACATGGGGAGGTGCCGCCTTATACCACTTTCTCCGGGTTTCTTCTTCAGCAAGATTTCTCCGATACTGATAGCGTTGTTGGCTAA